The Nitrososphaerota archaeon genome includes a window with the following:
- a CDS encoding ABC transporter ATP-binding protein has translation MLVKVRLGFKEPKKIFRFDKVFKEKTEPSERAIGVSEAFGIDVGVEREEILYQDLAIDIEPKDVIYITGDSGTGKSTLLKDLAEALGRYPAFGRVLQDKDVEINQDYVLVEGLGSTLEEAIQYLSLAGLNDATLFVRRYRDLSEGQKYRFKIAKMLSIGADTLIFDEFCSLLDRETAKVVAYCVQKMVRKVGATLIIATSHRDLFEDLQPDIYIVKGFGREIRVKYCEADRSRPCTILREVEIKEGTPEDLHSLEAYHYRGGRLHNIRRIYKAELRGETIGVIAYSTPLYSCAGRTKYFGRRVNVEELNRDFITISRVIVHPKYRGIGLGVKLVKETLEKTGYRYVEAVAVMARYNPFFKKAGMAEVPYTSTLSLKCREALKILSDYTIDPRLAASKLYITKKLQTLNKNQLQELTSRILNLNTTHYILNLVLRRSEQSIKQIDNLATLIQKTAIIAQSKLYYIWENQHQHRKP, from the coding sequence ATGCTCGTCAAAGTAAGGTTAGGCTTTAAGGAGCCGAAGAAGATCTTCAGGTTTGATAAGGTGTTCAAGGAGAAGACCGAACCATCTGAAAGAGCCATAGGGGTAAGCGAAGCGTTCGGAATCGATGTAGGCGTAGAGAGGGAGGAGATACTCTACCAAGACCTCGCCATAGACATAGAGCCAAAGGATGTCATCTACATAACAGGCGACTCAGGCACAGGGAAGTCAACCCTCCTAAAAGATCTAGCAGAAGCCTTAGGCCGCTACCCAGCCTTCGGAAGGGTCCTCCAAGACAAAGATGTAGAGATCAACCAAGACTACGTGCTCGTAGAGGGGTTGGGGTCAACCCTAGAGGAAGCGATCCAATATCTGAGCCTCGCTGGGTTAAATGACGCCACACTATTCGTCAGAAGGTATCGAGATCTGAGTGAGGGGCAGAAGTACCGGTTCAAGATAGCTAAGATGCTCTCCATAGGTGCAGACACTCTCATCTTCGATGAGTTCTGCTCACTCTTAGACCGAGAGACCGCTAAGGTGGTTGCGTACTGTGTTCAGAAGATGGTGAGAAAGGTTGGCGCTACGCTCATCATCGCCACATCACACAGAGATCTATTCGAGGATCTGCAGCCAGACATCTATATAGTGAAGGGGTTCGGGCGAGAGATCCGGGTCAAATACTGCGAAGCAGATAGAAGCAGACCCTGCACCATCCTCAGAGAGGTTGAGATCAAAGAGGGCACACCAGAAGACCTACACAGCCTCGAAGCCTACCACTACAGAGGAGGAAGGCTTCACAACATAAGAAGAATCTACAAGGCTGAGCTCAGAGGCGAAACCATCGGGGTGATCGCCTACAGCACCCCACTCTACTCGTGCGCAGGCAGAACCAAGTACTTTGGTAGGAGAGTGAATGTAGAAGAGCTGAACCGAGACTTCATAACAATATCAAGAGTCATCGTACACCCAAAATATAGAGGGATAGGGTTAGGTGTCAAGCTGGTTAAAGAGACCCTTGAGAAGACTGGCTACAGATACGTCGAAGCCGTAGCGGTGATGGCTAGATACAACCCCTTCTTCAAAAAAGCCGGTATGGCTGAGGTGCCGTACACATCAACACTCTCCCTAAAGTGCAGAGAAGCCCTAAAGATACTATCTGACTACACCATAGACCCTAGGCTAGCAGCCTCAAAACTCTACATCACAAAGAAGCTACAAACCCTAAACAAAAACCAGCTACAGGAACTCACATCAAGAATACTGAACCTAAACACGACACACTATATCCTCAACTTAGTGCTGAGGAGAAGCGAGCAGAGCATCAAACAGATAGACAACCTAGCCACCCTCATCCAAAAGACAGCAATAATAGCGCAGAGCAAACTATACTACATATGGGAAAACCAACATCAGCATCGTAAACCATAA
- a CDS encoding site-specific DNA-methyltransferase, protein MISTWHKIIFGDCRDMHEIPDDSIHLMVTSPPYYNAPFDYPDLFKSYDEFLELMRAFAKELYRVMAPGRIAAFVTDDMLVKGEKYPVVSDITKIMIEAGFRYRDRIVWEKPEGYIRISRRSGVLLQHPYPMYFYPDNIQESIIIFQKGRFNFDYIKSLDPKIVEASRIDLKKYSEEKWYLTIWRITNVLPFENRLEKGVAAFPEEIPRRLIKLYTFVGETVLDPFLGSGTTTKVAKELGRNSIGYEIDLELKDTILKKINYNQTTLANHRFEIIERSDAKKLRTFLQEKVKNQRSVVNKNTIKITSATSTDNNYAKTHINTL, encoded by the coding sequence ATGATCTCTACTTGGCATAAAATAATCTTTGGAGATTGCAGAGATATGCACGAAATCCCAGACGATTCCATTCATCTAATGGTTACCTCTCCACCCTACTATAACGCTCCATTTGACTACCCAGACCTTTTCAAAAGCTACGATGAGTTTCTCGAATTGATGAGGGCATTTGCAAAGGAGCTCTACAGAGTTATGGCTCCAGGGAGAATCGCAGCCTTCGTTACAGACGACATGCTTGTCAAAGGAGAAAAGTATCCAGTAGTTTCTGATATCACAAAGATCATGATCGAGGCCGGCTTCAGATACAGAGATAGAATCGTTTGGGAGAAGCCTGAAGGATATATTAGGATTAGCAGGAGGAGTGGCGTGCTTCTGCAGCACCCTTATCCTATGTACTTTTATCCAGATAACATACAGGAGAGCATCATAATATTTCAGAAAGGCAGATTTAATTTTGACTATATTAAAAGTTTGGACCCAAAGATCGTGGAAGCCTCGAGAATAGATTTAAAGAAGTACAGTGAGGAAAAATGGTATCTTACCATCTGGAGGATCACAAACGTTCTTCCATTCGAAAATAGGCTTGAAAAGGGCGTAGCCGCCTTCCCAGAAGAGATACCAAGACGCCTAATAAAACTATACACATTTGTAGGCGAAACAGTCCTAGACCCTTTTCTCGGCTCAGGGACCACGACGAAAGTAGCTAAAGAGCTGGGGAGAAACAGCATAGGCTATGAGATAGACCTTGAACTCAAGGATACCATTTTAAAGAAGATAAACTATAATCAGACCACCCTCGCAAACCACAGATTTGAGATAATAGAGCGCTCAGACGCTAAGAAGCTCAGAACATTCCTCCAAGAAAAAGTGAAAAACCAACGCTCAGTAGTGAATAAAAACACAATCAAGATTACATCAGCAACATCAACAGATAACAACTACGCCAAAACCCACATAAACACACTTTAA
- a CDS encoding ATP-binding cassette domain-containing protein, with amino-acid sequence MPKIIEIKGFTFYYSGSTKPALKDIELSIEEGEIVIIAGPSGCGKSTLLRSINGLIPHMYSGTYIGEVYVNDLKVSEHPISEIAKHVGYVFQNPENQIFMFTVERDVAFGLENLGLPRDEIRKRVDWAIDLLGIREIAHRAPHEISDGQKQRVAIAGVLAMKPRLLILDEPTSLLDPLSALDLINTVKHLHDTLNLTVLIVEHRLDLLVSIADRLVVMDEGRILYNGKPREVLSDESLITIGVGVPSIVRLQHLLKDACNFKTLALTPAEFVEQIVEVLR; translated from the coding sequence TTGCCGAAGATCATTGAGATAAAAGGGTTCACATTCTACTACTCAGGCTCAACAAAACCAGCACTCAAAGACATAGAGTTGAGCATAGAGGAGGGGGAGATAGTAATCATCGCAGGCCCGAGCGGATGCGGCAAATCAACGCTACTAAGAAGCATAAACGGGCTCATACCACACATGTACAGCGGCACATACATAGGTGAAGTCTACGTCAACGATCTGAAGGTGAGCGAACACCCGATCTCTGAAATAGCTAAGCACGTGGGCTACGTCTTCCAGAACCCTGAGAACCAGATCTTTATGTTCACGGTTGAGAGGGACGTAGCCTTCGGCTTAGAGAACCTCGGCTTACCTAGGGATGAGATTAGGAAGCGGGTTGACTGGGCTATCGACCTACTCGGCATAAGAGAGATTGCGCATAGAGCGCCCCACGAGATTTCAGATGGGCAGAAGCAGAGGGTTGCGATAGCTGGTGTGTTGGCTATGAAACCCAGACTGCTGATACTCGATGAGCCAACCTCTCTCCTCGACCCACTCAGCGCACTCGACCTCATAAACACGGTCAAACATCTACACGACACACTAAACCTTACCGTGCTCATCGTGGAGCACAGGCTTGATCTCCTAGTTTCGATAGCGGATAGGCTCGTGGTTATGGATGAGGGTAGAATCCTCTACAACGGTAAACCGAGGGAAGTGCTGAGCGACGAGAGCCTCATAACAATAGGTGTTGGTGTACCTTCAATCGTAAGGTTGCAGCACCTCTTAAAGGACGCCTGCAACTTTAAGACGCTCGCTCTAACACCCGCTGAGTTTGTGGAGCAGATAGTTGAGGTCTTAAGATGA
- a CDS encoding ABC transporter ATP-binding protein has protein sequence MIEFINVSYIHPTGVKALDDVTIQFRQGELVAIVGANGAGKTTLVKHMNGLLKPTKGTVKVFGYDTTQQTVASLSRRVGIVFQNADHQLFSDTVEHEIEFGLRNFGFSEDIVAQRVEWALTFFGLKEYANTSPMMLSGGEKKRLCLAAVLAWNPDVLVLDEPTVGQDLLHKEKLEQIIRLLLTQGKTVIVVSHDIEFLWPMQPRTVVMSRGKIVADGPASKVFTDDFILSTARLIKPQLVELSQRLKVDSVDIFDNIYTAKRWILSRVRCS, from the coding sequence ATGATCGAGTTCATCAACGTCTCCTACATACACCCGACAGGCGTAAAGGCATTAGATGATGTTACTATTCAGTTTAGGCAAGGCGAACTAGTAGCAATAGTGGGTGCGAATGGTGCCGGGAAGACCACGCTGGTTAAGCATATGAATGGGCTTCTTAAACCGACGAAGGGCACGGTCAAGGTCTTCGGCTACGACACGACCCAGCAGACTGTAGCATCGCTTTCAAGGAGGGTCGGGATAGTCTTTCAGAACGCAGACCACCAACTCTTCTCAGACACCGTTGAGCACGAAATAGAGTTTGGGCTGAGGAACTTTGGCTTCAGCGAAGATATCGTAGCGCAGAGGGTAGAGTGGGCACTAACCTTCTTCGGGCTAAAAGAGTATGCCAACACTTCACCTATGATGCTAAGCGGAGGCGAGAAGAAGAGGCTCTGTTTGGCTGCTGTGTTAGCTTGGAATCCAGATGTGCTGGTGCTCGATGAACCCACCGTGGGTCAAGACCTCCTTCACAAGGAGAAGCTGGAGCAGATAATCCGCCTACTATTAACCCAAGGTAAGACCGTGATCGTGGTTTCACACGACATAGAGTTCCTCTGGCCTATGCAGCCCAGGACAGTCGTTATGAGTAGGGGTAAGATCGTAGCTGATGGTCCTGCGAGTAAAGTTTTCACCGACGATTTTATCTTGTCTACAGCTAGGCTGATAAAGCCTCAGCTAGTTGAGCTTTCGCAGCGCCTCAAGGTGGATAGCGTAGATATTTTCGACAACATATATACAGCGAAGCGCTGGATCTTGAGTAGAGTTAGGTGTTCGTGA
- a CDS encoding energy-coupling factor transporter transmembrane protein EcfT — protein MYWLANAFIFRRRYSPIHILDPRIKLLISIELFTLSLISSTVAHIAITLAAIFAVAALAKILERMYRTLLFSAAFSILIFVINFLVGYSILTSLVLAARFVAIVGSTSLFFLTTSPDELEYVMKWFRLPQDVVFAFVTAVRFVPVLMLDAIQIMDAQKSRGLELERGNFINRIKKLAPILIPLVVTAVIRSSELAEAMEARAYGAVKNPTSLYTLTLKRRDKLVGILSVVIFAAFLIYFLRG, from the coding sequence ATGTATTGGCTCGCTAACGCCTTCATATTCCGAAGAAGGTATTCACCCATACACATCCTAGATCCACGTATAAAGCTCCTTATTTCAATCGAACTATTTACGCTCTCACTAATCAGCTCAACCGTAGCACACATAGCTATAACCTTAGCTGCGATCTTCGCGGTAGCAGCTTTAGCCAAGATCTTGGAGCGGATGTACCGCACCCTCTTGTTCTCAGCAGCCTTCTCCATACTCATCTTCGTAATAAACTTCTTGGTAGGCTACTCCATCCTAACATCTCTTGTACTAGCCGCTAGGTTCGTAGCCATCGTAGGCTCAACCTCACTATTCTTCCTAACAACCTCACCAGACGAGCTGGAGTATGTGATGAAGTGGTTCAGACTACCGCAAGATGTGGTCTTCGCCTTCGTCACAGCGGTCAGATTCGTACCAGTCCTCATGCTAGATGCCATCCAAATCATGGATGCGCAGAAGTCTAGGGGGCTGGAGCTTGAGCGAGGGAACTTCATCAACCGAATCAAGAAGCTAGCACCCATACTAATACCACTAGTAGTAACCGCCGTAATAAGGAGCAGCGAGCTAGCAGAAGCCATGGAGGCGAGAGCATACGGCGCGGTCAAGAACCCAACATCACTATACACCCTAACCCTAAAGAGAAGAGATAAGTTGGTCGGGATACTAAGCGTAGTGATCTTTGCAGCGTTCCTAATATACTTCCTCAGAGGCTAA
- the hxlB gene encoding 6-phospho-3-hexuloisomerase, producing the protein MIGLLTLITQTVSQISDEEIGRFVEKIMEHRQSKILVMGAGRSGMVGRAFALRLLHLGYQVYILGDTLVPSIGAEDLVIAISGSGATKLVVTAAEAAKAVGAEIAAVTSFPDSPLAKLADLKVIVKGRVMDQKQSREDYFARQILGLHEPLAPLGTLFEDSCMVFFDAVVSVLLEKHKLSEEEMRNRHANIE; encoded by the coding sequence ATGATAGGACTTCTAACACTTATCACACAGACCGTATCCCAGATTTCAGACGAGGAGATAGGTAGGTTTGTTGAGAAGATAATGGAGCACAGGCAGAGCAAAATACTAGTTATGGGTGCTGGTCGAAGCGGGATGGTCGGCAGAGCCTTCGCACTCAGGCTTCTACACCTAGGCTACCAAGTCTACATACTTGGAGACACACTTGTGCCATCAATAGGTGCCGAGGACCTCGTTATAGCCATCTCAGGCTCAGGCGCAACCAAGCTCGTAGTCACAGCTGCTGAAGCAGCCAAAGCGGTTGGCGCAGAAATCGCGGCTGTAACATCTTTCCCAGACTCCCCGCTAGCCAAGCTAGCGGATCTAAAGGTTATAGTTAAAGGTAGGGTTATGGACCAAAAGCAAAGTAGAGAAGACTACTTCGCACGGCAGATATTGGGGCTACACGAGCCCCTAGCACCCCTAGGCACACTATTCGAGGACTCCTGCATGGTGTTCTTCGACGCTGTAGTTTCTGTGCTGCTTGAGAAGCACAAGCTCAGCGAAGAGGAGATGAGAAACAGGCACGCAAACATCGAGTAA
- a CDS encoding HD domain-containing protein has product MIGILKVLSAAGRLKQIPRRGWVTKAGIKGAESVADHSFRVGLAAMILSDLLKLDTLKAVRIALIHDLAESSIGDLTPDEVKEGLDKSSMEEEAMVRILKDLPEQIQPLYLEAWREWVDGESSEARLVREVDAFEMALQAEEYARSGFDRSRLAEFKRFASERIKGGVVRGLLEALG; this is encoded by the coding sequence TTGATAGGCATCTTGAAGGTTCTTTCAGCAGCGGGTAGGCTGAAGCAGATACCACGCAGAGGCTGGGTAACTAAAGCAGGCATCAAGGGTGCTGAATCCGTAGCTGACCACAGCTTTAGGGTCGGCTTGGCTGCGATGATTCTAAGCGACCTACTCAAGCTAGACACACTTAAGGCTGTTAGAATAGCGCTCATACACGACCTCGCCGAATCGTCTATTGGAGATCTCACACCAGATGAGGTTAAGGAGGGCTTAGACAAATCTTCTATGGAAGAGGAGGCTATGGTACGCATCCTAAAAGATCTACCGGAGCAGATTCAGCCCCTCTACCTCGAAGCTTGGCGAGAGTGGGTTGATGGCGAGAGTAGCGAAGCGAGGCTTGTGCGCGAGGTCGATGCGTTTGAAATGGCGCTGCAGGCTGAGGAGTATGCTCGTAGTGGGTTTGATCGAAGTAGGCTTGCTGAGTTTAAACGGTTTGCCTCGGAGCGTATTAAAGGCGGCGTGGTTAGGGGTCTGCTTGAGGCGTTGGGTTGA
- a CDS encoding proteasome assembly chaperone family protein, whose protein sequence is MTIQIKVWDKPILKEPVLICGLPGSGYVAKIALDFLVSELKSSPLATIYSYNFPPQVLIRPDGSAELSKHELSYVRGQNGDLLLYTGDAQPINPQAEYELSNRVLDFAADFGVKRVFTLAAYITGQFVKSPRVFGTATNQDLLRLLVQNGALVMSEGTITGMNGLIIGLAALKGMEGACLLGETSGYVMDPKASHAVLSLLKKVIKLDIDLTPLEERAKQGEVLRSILESMKKSTETQPEKDLGYIS, encoded by the coding sequence TTGACCATTCAGATCAAGGTCTGGGATAAGCCTATACTAAAGGAGCCTGTGCTGATCTGTGGTCTACCTGGGAGTGGGTATGTTGCTAAGATCGCGCTTGACTTTCTTGTGAGCGAGCTCAAATCTTCTCCCCTTGCAACGATCTACTCATACAACTTCCCTCCTCAGGTCTTGATTAGACCAGATGGTTCTGCTGAGCTGAGTAAGCACGAGTTATCTTATGTGAGGGGGCAGAATGGTGATCTGCTTCTCTACACTGGAGATGCGCAGCCCATAAACCCTCAAGCTGAATACGAGCTCTCCAACAGGGTTCTGGACTTCGCTGCTGATTTTGGTGTCAAGAGGGTCTTTACACTCGCAGCATACATCACAGGACAGTTTGTGAAGTCACCGAGGGTCTTTGGAACTGCTACTAATCAAGACCTGCTTAGGCTTCTCGTTCAGAACGGTGCGCTCGTTATGAGCGAAGGCACAATTACGGGGATGAACGGGCTGATAATAGGGTTAGCTGCGCTCAAGGGGATGGAGGGAGCTTGCCTACTAGGAGAAACCTCTGGCTATGTCATGGATCCAAAGGCGTCACACGCCGTGCTCTCGCTGCTCAAGAAGGTGATAAAGCTCGATATCGACCTCACACCACTTGAGGAGCGGGCTAAGCAAGGTGAGGTTCTAAGAAGCATACTTGAGTCGATGAAGAAGTCCACGGAAACGCAACCAGAGAAGGATCTTGGATACATCAGCTAA
- a CDS encoding aspartyl protease — MGITYIVGRVKGPLGEEEVRFLVDSGATYTLLPEKVWKSIGLKPIREHDFTLADGTIIRRSVSECYISLPQGECHTPVVLGEADDQPLLGVVTLEILGLVFNPFKRSLQPMKMLLI; from the coding sequence TTGGGCATAACCTACATCGTAGGTAGGGTTAAAGGACCTTTAGGCGAAGAGGAGGTTCGGTTTTTAGTAGACAGCGGAGCGACCTACACCCTATTACCTGAGAAGGTCTGGAAAAGCATAGGGCTCAAGCCGATCAGAGAGCACGACTTCACATTAGCAGATGGAACGATCATCAGAAGGAGCGTATCAGAATGCTACATATCCCTTCCACAGGGCGAATGCCACACACCCGTTGTATTAGGCGAAGCAGACGACCAACCTCTACTAGGCGTCGTCACACTAGAAATATTGGGGCTGGTATTTAACCCATTTAAGAGATCTCTGCAACCTATGAAGATGCTTCTCATCTAA
- a CDS encoding protein-L-isoaspartate(D-aspartate) O-methyltransferase, whose protein sequence is MRSFEEQRQMLVRNLKEEGLIRSEAVEAAFLKVPRERFVWPDEVENAYLDTPLPLGKTMQTISAPHMVAIMLEELELKKGLKVLEVGCGSGYSAALMAEIVGPEGLVVSVERIPELAEFALRNLSSLGYDRVVKVVLGDGCLGYPPRSEDEIYDRVVVTAAASTIPKYLKKQTKQGGILLIPVGGSWSQTLKKLVKISADKFDVKDVTECAFVPLIEPEDL, encoded by the coding sequence TTGAGGTCCTTTGAGGAGCAGAGGCAGATGCTTGTTAGAAACCTGAAAGAAGAGGGTCTAATAAGGTCTGAGGCGGTTGAAGCGGCTTTCCTAAAGGTGCCGAGGGAGCGGTTCGTCTGGCCAGATGAGGTGGAGAACGCATACCTAGACACACCCCTACCTCTCGGTAAAACGATGCAGACCATCTCAGCACCTCATATGGTCGCGATTATGCTGGAGGAGCTCGAGCTCAAGAAAGGCCTTAAGGTTCTAGAAGTGGGTTGTGGGAGCGGCTACTCAGCCGCACTTATGGCTGAGATCGTAGGTCCGGAGGGACTTGTGGTCTCGGTTGAGCGTATCCCTGAGCTTGCCGAGTTCGCTCTACGCAACCTCAGCTCTCTTGGTTACGATAGGGTGGTGAAGGTTGTTTTGGGTGATGGATGTCTAGGCTACCCACCTAGGTCAGAGGATGAGATATATGATCGGGTTGTAGTAACAGCCGCAGCCTCGACTATACCGAAGTATCTTAAGAAGCAGACGAAGCAAGGGGGGATACTGCTGATACCCGTAGGCGGCTCGTGGTCACAGACGCTTAAGAAGCTCGTCAAGATTTCAGCAGATAAGTTCGATGTTAAAGATGTAACTGAATGCGCGTTTGTGCCCTTAATCGAACCGGAGGACCTTTAG
- a CDS encoding flap endonuclease-1, with product MGVDLGDIVPKKRLKLEELRGCILAVDAYNALYQFLAVIRGEQGEPLRDRSGRVTSHLSGLFYRNVNLLSLGIKPIYILDGQPPSLKAAEIARRRRVKEEAALKYAEAVARGDYEAARRYAQLTSIIKDYMVEDTKTLLNLMGIPWVEAPSEGEATAAHLTKIGVATHTASQDYDSLLFGAPRLVRNVTISGRRKLPNKPVYIEIEPEEITLQSVLSELGLTREQLIDLGILVGTDFNPDGFKGIGPAKALKYIKQYGRLENIPEIKDALAEVEYEAIRSIFLNPRVTSKIEVKWGRVDEEGIIDFLCGEHSFSEDRVRSALNKLREAEERSSETLERWFGS from the coding sequence ATGGGAGTAGACTTAGGCGATATAGTGCCAAAAAAGAGGCTTAAGCTCGAGGAGCTTCGAGGCTGCATACTTGCGGTAGATGCGTATAACGCCCTCTACCAGTTCTTAGCTGTGATACGCGGTGAGCAAGGTGAGCCGCTTAGAGATAGGAGCGGAAGGGTGACTAGCCACCTTAGTGGGCTCTTCTACCGCAACGTGAACCTACTATCCTTAGGTATCAAGCCGATTTACATCTTAGACGGTCAGCCCCCAAGCCTTAAGGCTGCTGAGATAGCGCGTAGGAGGCGTGTTAAGGAGGAGGCTGCTCTTAAGTATGCTGAGGCTGTTGCTAGGGGCGATTATGAGGCTGCGAGAAGGTATGCTCAACTGACCTCAATCATTAAAGACTATATGGTAGAGGATACCAAGACGCTTCTTAATCTGATGGGCATACCTTGGGTTGAGGCTCCTTCTGAGGGCGAAGCAACAGCAGCACACCTAACTAAGATAGGTGTTGCCACACATACAGCGAGCCAAGACTATGACTCACTCCTGTTCGGTGCACCACGTCTTGTTAGGAATGTAACGATCTCTGGTAGGAGGAAGCTTCCGAATAAGCCTGTCTACATCGAGATCGAGCCTGAAGAGATCACGCTTCAAAGTGTTTTGAGCGAGCTCGGCTTGACTAGGGAGCAGCTCATAGACCTAGGCATACTTGTGGGCACAGACTTCAATCCAGACGGTTTCAAGGGTATTGGTCCAGCCAAGGCGCTGAAGTATATTAAGCAGTATGGTAGGCTTGAAAACATACCTGAGATCAAGGATGCTTTGGCTGAAGTAGAGTATGAGGCGATTAGGTCGATCTTTCTGAACCCTAGGGTCACTTCCAAGATCGAGGTTAAATGGGGGAGGGTTGATGAGGAGGGCATCATAGACTTCCTTTGCGGCGAGCACAGCTTCTCAGAAGATCGTGTGAGGTCCGCTCTGAATAAGCTGAGAGAAGCCGAAGAAAGGTCGTCTGAAACGCTTGAACGCTGGTTCGGCTCTTAG